From Nitrospirota bacterium, the proteins below share one genomic window:
- the rpmC gene encoding 50S ribosomal protein L29, protein MDLKELRQLTALELAEKSQQLTQELFNLRFQMGTGRLENPMQLRKTKRSIAQVKTIQRELAQVESTSTTAKGA, encoded by the coding sequence ATGGATCTGAAGGAATTACGTCAACTAACGGCACTTGAGCTTGCGGAGAAGTCGCAGCAGCTTACGCAGGAGCTTTTCAATCTTCGTTTTCAAATGGGGACCGGGCGATTGGAAAACCCCATGCAGCTGCGAAAGACAAAGCGGTCCATCGCGCAGGTCAAGACGATTCAGCGTGAGCTCGCGCAGGTCGAATCAACTTCTACCACGGCGAAAGGGGCCTGA
- the rpsQ gene encoding 30S ribosomal protein S17, with product MAESANKRREWVGRVVSNKMDKTVVVEIERSVIHPLYRKVLRRVTKFKAHDEENACKVGDRVRMIETRPISKDKHMRVIEVVEKGQGS from the coding sequence ATGGCGGAGTCAGCAAACAAGCGGCGTGAGTGGGTTGGCCGTGTGGTCAGCAATAAAATGGATAAGACCGTCGTAGTCGAGATTGAACGGTCGGTCATACACCCACTCTATCGGAAGGTGCTGCGTCGGGTCACGAAGTTCAAGGCCCACGATGAAGAGAACGCATGTAAGGTCGGCGATCGTGTACGCATGATTGAGACGCGCCCTATCAGTAAAGATAAACATATGCGTGTGATCGAGGTCGTGGAAAAGGGACAGGGCAGCTAG
- the rplN gene encoding 50S ribosomal protein L14 has product MIQSYTYMDVADNSGAKQAMCFHVLGGTRRRYASLGDIVVVAVKEAIPAATVKKGDVSRAVVVRTTKEVRREDGSYIKFDRNACVLINKDGDPVGTRIFGPIARELRWKKFMKIISLAPEVL; this is encoded by the coding sequence ATGATTCAAAGTTATACATACATGGACGTGGCCGACAACTCTGGCGCGAAGCAGGCCATGTGTTTTCATGTGCTCGGTGGCACCAGGCGCCGATATGCGTCTCTCGGAGACATTGTCGTGGTGGCGGTCAAGGAGGCCATCCCTGCGGCAACGGTGAAGAAGGGCGATGTCAGCCGCGCGGTGGTCGTCAGGACGACGAAAGAAGTGCGCCGTGAGGATGGTTCCTATATCAAGTTCGATCGGAATGCTTGCGTACTGATCAACAAAGATGGGGATCCGGTTGGCACGCGTATCTTCGGGCCGATCGCGCGTGAGCTGCGCTGGAAGAAGTTCATGAAGATTATTTCTCTTGCTCCTGAAGTGCTTTAA
- the rplX gene encoding 50S ribosomal protein L24: MNKQALAKSRIRKGDVVVVISGRDRGKSGKVLSVDPGVGKVVVEKLNMIKRHTKPNQKVKQGGILEREAPLAISNVMYLCPVTQKPTRLGVRTLEDGKRVRFSKKSNDSVE; the protein is encoded by the coding sequence ATGAATAAGCAGGCGTTGGCAAAAAGTCGAATTCGTAAGGGCGATGTGGTCGTCGTGATCTCTGGGCGCGACCGCGGCAAGTCCGGCAAGGTGCTCTCGGTCGATCCTGGAGTGGGCAAGGTCGTGGTTGAGAAGCTCAACATGATCAAGCGTCACACCAAGCCGAATCAGAAAGTCAAGCAAGGTGGCATTCTCGAGCGGGAAGCGCCTCTTGCGATCTCCAATGTGATGTATCTGTGTCCTGTGACACAGAAACCAACCCGACTGGGCGTGCGTACGCTCGAAGATGGCAAGCGGGTCCGGTTCAGCAAAAAATCGAACGACTCAGTCGAGTAG
- the rplE gene encoding 50S ribosomal protein L5, translating to MDEGSEESKFNPRMREAYLQKVVPALMKEFGYKNIMQVPKVERIVLNVGMGEAIQNVKLLESAAAELGLITGQKALITKAKKAIATFKLRQGMPIGTKVTLRSRRMWEFLDRLVTLSLPRIRDFRGVSPKSFDGRGNYTLGLKEQLIFPEIQYDEVASIHGMDITIVTTAKTNDEGRALLKHLGMPFRT from the coding sequence ATGGACGAGGGCAGCGAAGAGTCCAAGTTTAACCCGCGGATGCGCGAGGCGTACTTGCAGAAAGTTGTACCCGCACTCATGAAAGAGTTCGGTTACAAAAACATCATGCAGGTGCCGAAGGTTGAACGGATTGTGCTGAACGTCGGAATGGGTGAAGCCATTCAGAACGTGAAGCTCTTAGAGAGTGCCGCTGCCGAGTTAGGCTTGATCACCGGTCAGAAGGCTCTTATTACGAAGGCGAAGAAAGCCATTGCAACTTTCAAGCTGCGTCAGGGGATGCCGATCGGCACCAAAGTGACGCTGCGAAGCCGACGGATGTGGGAGTTCCTTGATCGGCTTGTCACCCTCTCGTTGCCGAGAATCAGGGATTTCAGGGGTGTGTCGCCCAAGTCCTTCGACGGACGGGGCAATTACACCCTTGGGCTGAAAGAACAGCTCATATTCCCCGAGATTCAGTATGACGAGGTCGCGTCGATCCACGGGATGGACATCACGATCGTCACGACCGCCAAGACGAATGATGAGGGTCGGGCACTATTGAAGCATTTGGGGATGCCATTCCGGACGTAA
- a CDS encoding type Z 30S ribosomal protein S14, which produces MSRLALRNKSSVKAKFPVRDYHRCGICGRVRGFLRRFSMCRICFRLLSLKGEIPGVRKSSW; this is translated from the coding sequence GTGTCGAGATTAGCGCTGAGAAATAAATCGTCCGTCAAGGCGAAATTCCCCGTCAGGGACTATCACCGGTGCGGGATCTGCGGCCGCGTACGAGGGTTTTTGCGCCGGTTTAGCATGTGCAGAATTTGTTTTCGATTACTGAGCCTGAAGGGTGAGATTCCTGGGGTTCGGAAGTCGAGTTGGTAG
- the rpsH gene encoding 30S ribosomal protein S8, translating into MVTDPISDLLVRIQNGLRRRHESVSMPASRLKRELLRVLQNEGYIQSVQADMADGHPVLKVQLRYVDEVPVVTGMQRVSKPGRRVYVGIKDIPRVKNGIGVAILSTSKGLMTDQESRRAGLGGEVLCSVW; encoded by the coding sequence ATGGTTACAGATCCCATTAGTGATCTATTGGTTAGAATTCAAAACGGACTTCGGCGTCGGCACGAGTCTGTGAGCATGCCGGCTTCCCGTCTCAAGCGGGAGCTCCTTCGTGTACTCCAGAACGAAGGCTATATTCAGAGCGTCCAGGCTGATATGGCTGATGGCCATCCTGTCCTGAAGGTGCAGCTGCGGTATGTCGATGAAGTGCCTGTCGTCACCGGTATGCAACGAGTCAGCAAGCCTGGCCGCCGTGTCTACGTGGGAATCAAGGATATCCCGCGAGTTAAGAACGGCATCGGTGTGGCCATCTTGTCGACGTCCAAGGGGCTGATGACGGATCAGGAGTCTCGCCGCGCCGGTCTTGGCGGTGAAGTATTGTGCTCGGTGTGGTAA
- the rplF gene encoding 50S ribosomal protein L6, protein MSRIGIKPIQIPAGVDVKVAGPVISVKGPLGKLDWSLSPGLGVTILDGVLTVNRQNEDRHVRAMHGLTRAELSNIVQGVTKGYERNLEITGVGYKVAVQGRTMSFNVGYINPVTYPIPVGIDVKVDKQTLINVKGTDKRLVGQVAANLRAIKPPDVYKQKGVRYAGEVLRKKAGKTGK, encoded by the coding sequence ATGTCACGCATAGGAATAAAACCAATCCAGATTCCAGCAGGAGTGGATGTTAAAGTTGCCGGTCCTGTCATCTCCGTCAAGGGGCCACTCGGGAAGCTCGATTGGTCGTTGTCTCCAGGTCTTGGGGTCACGATTCTGGACGGAGTGCTTACGGTCAATCGCCAAAACGAAGACCGCCATGTCCGTGCGATGCATGGACTGACCCGCGCAGAACTGAGTAACATCGTCCAGGGTGTGACGAAGGGTTATGAGCGTAATCTGGAAATCACGGGAGTCGGTTACAAGGTTGCCGTGCAGGGACGGACGATGAGCTTCAACGTCGGCTATATCAACCCGGTCACATATCCGATTCCCGTAGGCATCGATGTGAAGGTGGATAAGCAGACGCTGATCAATGTGAAGGGAACCGATAAGCGATTGGTGGGCCAGGTTGCTGCAAACTTGAGAGCGATCAAGCCGCCAGACGTCTACAAGCAAAAGGGCGTTCGCTATGCCGGGGAAGTGTTACGTAAGAAGGCTGGAAAGACAGGGAAGTAA
- the rplR gene encoding 50S ribosomal protein L18, whose product MNSADKADQLTRRKQRVRKRVVGTAERPRLNVFRSSSHIYAQIIDDLKGATLAAASSLDKSLRTSVKSTGSIDGAKAVGKLLAERAKAAKVQAVVFDRGGRMYHGRVKALAEASREGGLQF is encoded by the coding sequence ATGAATAGTGCAGATAAAGCAGATCAGTTAACACGCCGGAAGCAGCGGGTTCGCAAGCGTGTCGTTGGAACGGCCGAGAGGCCTCGACTCAACGTATTTCGTAGCAGCTCACATATCTATGCCCAGATCATTGACGATCTTAAGGGAGCCACATTGGCCGCGGCATCTTCCTTGGATAAGTCTCTGCGCACGTCGGTGAAATCCACCGGCAGCATTGATGGGGCAAAAGCAGTTGGAAAGTTGTTGGCCGAACGGGCGAAGGCTGCCAAGGTTCAGGCGGTGGTGTTCGATCGTGGTGGTCGAATGTACCACGGACGTGTGAAGGCATTGGCTGAAGCATCGCGCGAAGGCGGTCTGCAGTTCTAG
- the rpsE gene encoding 30S ribosomal protein S5 gives MRVNPDELSLKDKVVFINRVAKVVKGGKRFNFCALVVVGDGQGWVGIGKGKAAEVPVAIAKAVEQAKKNLVHVALTSGTIAHEVHGLFGAEHVLLKPAKKGTGIIAGGAVRAVVEVVGVHNVIAKTLGRGNPFNTVRATLNGLCQLRNAEDVLKLRRGAVSDAQNRVSA, from the coding sequence GTGCGAGTTAATCCAGATGAATTAAGCCTGAAAGATAAAGTCGTCTTTATCAACCGCGTCGCGAAAGTCGTCAAGGGTGGAAAGCGATTTAACTTTTGCGCACTGGTTGTTGTCGGAGATGGACAGGGGTGGGTCGGCATCGGGAAAGGGAAAGCGGCTGAAGTGCCTGTCGCGATTGCGAAGGCGGTTGAGCAGGCCAAGAAGAACCTGGTGCATGTCGCCCTTACGTCTGGAACGATCGCGCATGAGGTGCATGGGCTCTTCGGCGCCGAACATGTTCTCTTGAAGCCCGCAAAGAAGGGGACGGGGATCATTGCCGGTGGCGCAGTGCGAGCGGTGGTTGAGGTGGTCGGCGTGCATAACGTCATCGCCAAGACACTTGGCCGTGGAAATCCATTTAATACGGTTCGTGCCACCCTCAACGGCCTCTGTCAGCTGAGAAATGCTGAAGACGTGTTGAAGCTGCGCCGAGGTGCGGTGAGTGATGCACAGAACAGAGTGAGTGCCTAA
- the rpmD gene encoding 50S ribosomal protein L30 encodes MPTPKIPKVTKKGFVITLRRSPIGTPQKHRLVLSGLGLRKIRQTVTRPNTPQVRGMIDKVGYLLEVQPQ; translated from the coding sequence ATGCCTACACCGAAGATTCCCAAGGTCACGAAAAAAGGGTTTGTGATTACCTTGCGGCGAAGCCCAATCGGTACCCCGCAAAAGCATCGACTTGTGTTGAGCGGCCTCGGCTTGAGGAAGATTAGACAGACCGTTACTCGTCCCAATACGCCACAAGTACGAGGGATGATTGACAAAGTTGGATATCTATTGGAAGTGCAGCCACAATGA
- the rplO gene encoding 50S ribosomal protein L15, with product MNLHELGPAKGSRKKRKRIGRGPGSGHGKTAGKGHKGLLARSGGRGRQAVGFEGGQMSLIRRVPKHGFTNIFRKEFSIVNLKSLGEMTVSGTITPQALVDAGLVKRKSLPIKILGNGDLTKAIVVQAHKFSKSAEAKIQAAGGRVEVIPGV from the coding sequence ATGAACTTACATGAGCTCGGTCCTGCAAAAGGATCAAGAAAAAAACGCAAGCGTATTGGACGTGGTCCCGGTTCAGGTCATGGGAAAACGGCAGGTAAAGGCCACAAGGGTCTGTTAGCCAGGTCTGGTGGTCGTGGTCGGCAAGCAGTTGGGTTTGAGGGCGGTCAGATGTCCTTGATCCGCCGGGTGCCGAAGCATGGCTTTACCAACATCTTCCGTAAAGAATTTTCAATTGTTAATCTCAAGAGTTTGGGTGAGATGACGGTGTCCGGCACCATCACTCCGCAAGCGCTGGTCGATGCCGGATTAGTCAAGCGTAAGTCGTTGCCAATCAAGATTCTTGGAAACGGCGACCTCACGAAAGCGATTGTCGTGCAGGCGCATAAGTTCAGTAAGTCCGCAGAGGCAAAGATTCAAGCAGCTGGAGGGAGAGTCGAGGTCATCCCCGGTGTTTGA
- the secY gene encoding preprotein translocase subunit SecY: MFERLLTSFQNIFKIPELRTRILFTMGMLVVYRIGAHIPTPGINGDALADFLQKQGGALLGFLDIFSGGSLSRLTILALGIMPYISASIILQLLTVVVPHLSKLAKEGERGRKKIIQYTRFGTIGIAVIQGFGIAVGLEQMNQGAFVMTAGWGFRLMTVITLTAGTGFLMWLGEQITERGIGNGISLIIFAGIVARLPAAVAQTFDLYKVGQLSFVLLVALALLMVVVVAAIVFLESGRRKVPVQYAKRVIGRRVFGGQSTHIPLKINTAGVIPPIFASSIIAFPATIAGFFETPWVKAFGAQLAPGSLLYTLMYVGLILFFCFFYTAVVLNPVDMADNMKKYGGFIPGIRPGTRTSDYIYKVLTRITFAGSIYLAIVCVIPEFLIYKLNVPFYFGGTSLLIVIGVGLDTAQQIESHMLMRNYDGFLGKGMAPLRGRNG; encoded by the coding sequence GTGTTTGAGAGACTCCTGACCAGTTTTCAGAATATCTTCAAAATTCCCGAGCTGCGCACCCGGATCCTCTTTACCATGGGGATGTTGGTGGTGTATCGGATCGGGGCGCATATCCCTACGCCTGGAATTAACGGCGACGCACTCGCTGACTTTCTGCAAAAGCAAGGCGGCGCGTTGCTCGGATTTTTGGATATTTTCTCCGGTGGTTCTCTTTCACGTCTCACGATCCTCGCTTTGGGCATCATGCCCTACATCAGCGCATCGATTATTCTCCAGCTATTGACGGTGGTCGTCCCGCACCTCTCGAAGTTAGCGAAAGAGGGCGAGCGCGGGCGTAAAAAGATTATTCAATACACTCGATTCGGCACAATCGGCATTGCGGTGATTCAGGGCTTCGGAATCGCCGTGGGGCTCGAGCAGATGAATCAAGGCGCATTTGTGATGACCGCTGGGTGGGGGTTCCGCCTGATGACCGTCATCACCTTGACCGCGGGTACGGGTTTCCTGATGTGGCTTGGTGAGCAGATTACCGAGCGTGGTATCGGAAACGGTATCTCATTGATTATTTTTGCTGGCATCGTCGCACGGTTGCCGGCGGCCGTCGCTCAGACATTTGATTTATATAAGGTCGGTCAGTTAAGCTTCGTCCTCCTGGTTGCCCTTGCACTCTTGATGGTTGTGGTGGTCGCGGCGATTGTCTTTCTGGAGAGTGGACGGCGAAAAGTTCCGGTTCAGTATGCGAAACGTGTCATTGGGCGAAGGGTTTTTGGCGGGCAGAGTACGCACATTCCTCTGAAAATCAACACGGCAGGGGTTATCCCTCCTATTTTCGCGTCATCGATCATTGCGTTTCCAGCAACTATTGCTGGGTTTTTTGAGACACCATGGGTGAAAGCATTTGGAGCGCAACTTGCGCCTGGGTCTTTGCTCTATACGTTAATGTATGTCGGACTTATCTTGTTTTTCTGCTTCTTTTATACTGCCGTCGTTTTGAATCCTGTGGATATGGCAGATAACATGAAGAAGTATGGTGGATTTATTCCAGGAATTCGCCCAGGAACGAGGACGTCAGATTATATTTATAAGGTGCTGACTCGTATCACATTTGCGGGATCAATTTACCTCGCGATTGTATGTGTCATCCCCGAGTTTCTGATCTACAAGCTGAATGTGCCATTCTACTTTGGCGGTACGTCGCTGCTTATTGTCATTGGTGTCGGCCTGGATACGGCACAACAGATTGAGTCTCATATGTTGATGCGGAATTACGATGGGTTTCTCGGTAAGGGTATGGCCCCTCTCCGTGGACGGAATGGTTAA
- a CDS encoding adenylate kinase, with the protein MRVVFLGAPGVGKGTQAERIASQYRLAKISTGDLLREAVRNQTTLGLEAKSFMDQGQLVPDSVVIGLVREKLGDSSCANGFVLDGFPRTVPQAEELGKALASKSTALDLVVNFKVSREDVVRRLSGRRSCPKCQATFHIDFAKPKVDEVCDRCGESLVQRNDDRRDAIETRLKVYDEQTAPLVRYYDERRLLSSVDASGSVDVVFQHLAKVLTPFLAR; encoded by the coding sequence ATGAGGGTCGTGTTTCTCGGTGCGCCTGGCGTAGGTAAAGGGACTCAGGCTGAGCGTATCGCATCGCAATACCGGTTGGCGAAAATATCGACAGGGGATCTACTCCGGGAAGCCGTTCGTAATCAGACGACGCTGGGTCTTGAAGCGAAGAGCTTTATGGATCAGGGTCAATTGGTTCCTGATTCTGTCGTGATCGGGCTAGTCAGGGAAAAGCTAGGCGATTCAAGCTGTGCAAACGGATTTGTCCTAGATGGGTTTCCCCGAACTGTCCCGCAAGCGGAAGAGTTGGGTAAGGCGCTTGCTTCGAAATCCACTGCGCTCGACCTAGTTGTGAATTTCAAGGTTTCTCGTGAAGATGTGGTTCGTCGGCTGAGCGGTCGCCGGAGCTGTCCAAAGTGCCAAGCAACGTTCCATATTGACTTTGCAAAGCCGAAAGTTGATGAGGTGTGTGATCGTTGTGGGGAGTCACTCGTGCAGCGCAACGATGACCGCAGAGATGCGATTGAGACGCGTCTGAAAGTGTACGACGAGCAGACGGCCCCACTTGTCCGCTATTACGATGAACGGCGTCTGTTGTCATCCGTCGATGCGTCTGGCTCGGTTGACGTTGTCTTTCAGCATCTCGCAAAGGTGCTGACGCCTTTTCTGGCGCGATGA
- the map gene encoding type I methionyl aminopeptidase has product MIILKTQDEIAVMAQASRVVAEVLAVLKKVVRPGITTDELDRLAEDEIRSRGARPAFKGYRSYPKTLCASVNEQVVHGIPSKRVLKEGDIIGLDLGAIVDGFYGDSAVTVAVGQTNERIAHLVRVTEEAMYLGIKQAVVGHRLSEISHVIQQHVESSGFSVVTEFVGHGIGRQLHEEPQVPNYGKPGQGPRLQAGMVLAIEPMVNMGKAAVKVLEDRWTAVTVDGSLSAHFEHTIAIQPSGPPRILSQL; this is encoded by the coding sequence ATGATCATCCTCAAGACGCAGGATGAGATTGCCGTGATGGCTCAGGCGTCACGCGTGGTGGCTGAGGTACTCGCGGTTCTGAAAAAAGTAGTTAGGCCCGGCATCACGACCGATGAACTGGACCGGTTGGCTGAAGACGAGATTCGATCGCGTGGTGCGCGCCCGGCGTTTAAAGGGTATCGGAGTTATCCCAAGACCCTTTGTGCTTCAGTGAATGAGCAGGTTGTTCACGGGATCCCCTCCAAGCGAGTGCTGAAGGAGGGGGACATTATCGGGCTGGATCTTGGGGCGATCGTTGACGGGTTTTACGGTGACTCTGCGGTCACAGTTGCGGTGGGTCAGACGAATGAACGAATCGCCCACTTGGTTCGAGTGACCGAAGAGGCGATGTACCTCGGAATCAAGCAAGCGGTAGTGGGGCATCGGCTGTCAGAAATTTCGCATGTGATCCAGCAGCATGTGGAATCATCTGGCTTCTCGGTCGTCACAGAGTTCGTCGGTCATGGCATCGGTCGACAGTTGCATGAAGAACCGCAGGTGCCGAACTACGGGAAGCCAGGACAGGGCCCGCGGTTGCAGGCAGGAATGGTTCTGGCGATCGAACCGATGGTCAACATGGGTAAGGCCGCCGTCAAGGTGCTTGAGGATCGATGGACAGCGGTGACGGTTGATGGAAGTCTCTCGGCGCATTTTGAGCATACCATTGCGATTCAGCCGAGCGGTCCTCCTCGCATTTTAAGTCAGTTATGA
- the infA gene encoding translation initiation factor IF-1: MPKEDVIEIQGTVNETLPNAMFRVSLDNGHKILAHISGKMRMHFIRILPGDKVTVELSPYDLTRGRITYRFK; this comes from the coding sequence GTGCCGAAAGAAGATGTTATTGAAATACAAGGCACGGTGAACGAAACGTTACCGAACGCGATGTTTCGAGTGTCGTTAGATAATGGCCATAAAATTCTTGCACATATATCAGGAAAAATGCGCATGCATTTTATCCGTATTCTTCCTGGCGATAAGGTGACTGTCGAACTCTCGCCGTACGACCTGACGCGCGGGCGCATCACCTATCGGTTTAAGTAG
- the rpmJ gene encoding 50S ribosomal protein L36: MKVKSSVKPICAKCKVVRRKGVVRILCENPRHKQRQG, translated from the coding sequence ATGAAAGTGAAATCATCCGTCAAGCCGATTTGTGCCAAATGTAAGGTGGTTCGACGCAAGGGTGTGGTGAGAATTCTCTGTGAGAATCCACGTCACAAGCAGCGACAAGGGTAA
- the rpsM gene encoding 30S ribosomal protein S13, with the protein MARIAGVDLPKDKRADIGLTYVYGIGRAAAVDILGKAGIDGSIRVKDLSEEHIVKIREIIQESYQVEGDLRKTFSMNIKRLIDSGTYRGLRHRKGLPVRGQRTKTNARTRKGRRSGVGSKPKPPTR; encoded by the coding sequence ATGGCACGTATTGCCGGAGTAGATTTACCAAAAGACAAGCGGGCGGACATCGGCCTGACCTATGTCTATGGCATCGGGCGGGCGGCCGCAGTCGATATCCTGGGTAAGGCGGGGATCGATGGATCGATAAGGGTTAAGGATTTGAGCGAAGAGCATATCGTCAAGATTCGTGAAATCATTCAGGAGAGTTATCAAGTCGAAGGCGACTTGAGGAAAACCTTCTCGATGAACATCAAGCGATTGATTGATAGCGGTACATACCGGGGGCTGCGCCATCGCAAAGGGTTGCCTGTCCGTGGCCAGCGGACCAAGACGAATGCGCGGACGAGAAAAGGCCGTCGCTCCGGTGTGGGAAGCAAACCGAAACCGCCTACGCGTTAG
- the rpsK gene encoding 30S ribosomal protein S11 has translation MSVKKGKKKERRIVTSGVAHVQASFNNTIVTITDMSGNTIVWASSGNQGFKGSRKSTPFAAQRAGEAAARKAMECGMRQVDVYVNGPGSGRESAIRSIQAAGMRINMIRDVTPIPHNGCRPPKRRRV, from the coding sequence ATGAGCGTTAAAAAAGGGAAGAAGAAAGAGCGGCGGATCGTGACGAGCGGAGTGGCCCATGTCCAGGCCTCGTTCAATAACACGATCGTCACCATCACCGACATGAGCGGAAACACCATCGTGTGGGCCAGCTCAGGAAACCAAGGCTTCAAGGGGTCGCGCAAGAGCACGCCATTTGCGGCTCAGCGGGCTGGCGAGGCTGCTGCACGTAAGGCGATGGAGTGCGGAATGCGGCAAGTGGACGTCTATGTGAATGGGCCTGGGTCCGGACGTGAATCGGCGATTCGGTCCATTCAAGCGGCTGGAATGCGGATCAATATGATTCGTGATGTGACCCCGATTCCTCACAACGGCTGCCGTCCTCCTAAGCGGCGGCGCGTCTAG
- the rpsD gene encoding 30S ribosomal protein S4 — MAKYRGPVCRLCRREGEKLFLKGSRCMTEKCAIERRAYPPGQHGQKRPRNSEYSTQLREKQKLRRIYGLMECQFRGVFEKAERQTGITGEVLLRLLECRLDNVAYRLGFGASRKEARQLVSHGHLTMNGRKINVPGAQVKAGDIISIRERSRTLISIQAALEAVDGRGIPEWLELDKTAFKGVVRALPSKDQITLPVNEQMVVELYSR, encoded by the coding sequence GTGGCAAAGTATCGCGGTCCCGTCTGTCGGTTGTGTCGTCGAGAGGGTGAGAAGCTGTTTCTGAAAGGCTCACGCTGTATGACGGAAAAATGCGCCATTGAGCGTCGCGCCTATCCTCCAGGACAACATGGGCAAAAGCGTCCGAGGAACTCGGAGTATAGCACCCAGCTCAGAGAAAAACAGAAGTTGCGCAGAATTTATGGTCTGATGGAATGCCAATTCCGCGGTGTCTTTGAGAAGGCGGAACGCCAAACTGGCATTACCGGCGAAGTGCTTTTACGATTGTTGGAATGTCGCTTGGACAATGTAGCTTATCGATTAGGGTTCGGCGCCTCGAGAAAGGAAGCCAGACAACTCGTGAGCCACGGGCATTTAACCATGAATGGCCGGAAAATCAATGTGCCAGGCGCTCAGGTAAAGGCTGGTGATATCATCAGCATTCGTGAGCGAAGCCGCACGCTGATCTCGATCCAAGCTGCCTTAGAGGCGGTAGATGGTCGAGGCATTCCAGAGTGGTTAGAGCTAGACAAGACGGCATTTAAAGGTGTGGTCCGTGCGTTGCCGTCCAAGGATCAGATTACACTGCCGGTCAACGAACAGATGGTGGTGGAGTTGTATTCCAGGTAG
- a CDS encoding DNA-directed RNA polymerase subunit alpha, protein MIKAMKDFQIPMRVEVDKDTQTQTFGRFTTEAYERGFGTTVGNALRRVLLSSLTGAAVTTVKIEGVLHEFSTIPGITEDVTSIILNVKGLRLAVHTDKPKTLRLKKKGPGEAKGSDIIHDADVTILTPNLHIATLDKDAVFDMEMTVKHGRGYVPAERNKEEGLPIGVIAIDSVFSPIKRVNFHVENARVGRMTDYDKLTLEIWTDGTISPRDALSTAAGIMRDHVDIFINPDERVEGRADLGSDEAQREVNKHLFRSVNELELSVRAANCLKNANIKTIADLVQKSEGEMLRTKNFGKKSLNEIKEILTEMGLGLGVKLDAVQPISGNPKSE, encoded by the coding sequence ATGATTAAAGCGATGAAGGACTTTCAGATCCCGATGCGGGTGGAAGTCGACAAGGATACACAGACCCAAACGTTCGGCAGGTTTACGACTGAAGCCTATGAGCGTGGGTTTGGCACGACGGTTGGTAATGCCTTGCGACGTGTGCTGTTATCGTCGCTGACCGGCGCGGCGGTAACCACTGTGAAGATCGAAGGGGTTTTGCACGAGTTCTCCACGATCCCTGGTATTACAGAGGATGTGACCTCTATTATTCTAAACGTCAAAGGGTTGCGACTTGCGGTTCATACCGATAAGCCTAAGACATTGCGTCTCAAGAAGAAGGGCCCAGGAGAAGCCAAGGGGTCCGACATTATTCATGATGCAGACGTGACCATCTTGACTCCGAACCTGCATATTGCGACCCTGGACAAAGACGCTGTGTTCGATATGGAGATGACGGTCAAGCATGGCCGAGGCTACGTGCCAGCTGAGCGAAACAAGGAAGAGGGATTGCCCATTGGTGTAATCGCCATTGACTCCGTATTTTCTCCCATCAAACGCGTGAACTTTCATGTGGAAAATGCTCGTGTCGGTCGCATGACCGATTATGATAAGCTCACCCTGGAAATCTGGACGGATGGAACGATCTCTCCTCGTGATGCGTTGTCCACGGCGGCTGGCATCATGCGCGATCACGTCGATATCTTTATCAATCCCGATGAGCGAGTCGAAGGGCGCGCTGATTTAGGGAGCGATGAAGCTCAACGCGAAGTGAACAAGCATCTCTTCCGCAGTGTGAACGAGCTGGAGTTGTCGGTTCGTGCCGCGAATTGCTTGAAGAACGCGAACATCAAGACCATCGCCGATTTGGTCCAGAAGAGCGAAGGGGAGATGTTGCGCACGAAGAACTTCGGCAAGAAGTCACTCAATGAAATTAAGGAAATCTTGACGGAAATGGGCTTGGGGCTCGGCGTCAAGCTGGATGCGGTGCAGCCCATTAGCGGTAATCCGAAGAGCGAGTAA